The following are encoded together in the Manduca sexta isolate Smith_Timp_Sample1 chromosome 22, JHU_Msex_v1.0, whole genome shotgun sequence genome:
- the LOC115442013 gene encoding fork head domain transcription factor slp1, with translation MSAKNNDRTRWRRKKSPKKIEEDNDCASLAWLLNFRLDEIVNVKVPDDEVEEPKEVPEVSVSKKPPYTYPELIERALREKGELTVSAIYQWISDRFPFYKANDERWKNSVRHNLSINPHFRKGARAPQGAGHLWSLAANAIDLLPLRNIPVQENVVEINHGTKILGFPKVIVLDEAAIAAASIIPDQDLFSGSTMFLNPVSTEQVVRECGLITVD, from the exons ATGTCAGCCAAAAACAACGACAGGACAAGATGGAGAAGGAAAAAGTCCCCCAAGAAAATAGAAGAGGACAATGACTGCGCAAGCCTTGCGTGGCTCCTGAACTTCAGGCTGGATGAGATTGTGAACGTCAAAGTTCCTGATGATGAAGTCGAGGAGCCGAAGGAGGTTCCTGAGGTGTCGGTGTCGAAGAAACCGCCTTACACCTACCCAGAGCTCATCGAGAGGGCGTTGAGAGAAAAGGGAGAGTTGACCGTGTCGGCCATATACCAATGGATCTC AGACCGCTTCCCCTTCTACAAAGCGAATGACGAGCGCTGGAAGAACTCTGTCCGACACAACCTGTCCATCAACCCTCACTTCCGCAAGGGTGCCAGGGCTCCCCAGGGCGCCGGCCACCTGTGGTCCCTGGCCGCTAATGCCATTGATCTGTTACCACTGAGGAACATCCCCGTCCAGGAGAACGTGGTCGAAATCAACCACGGCACGAAGATCCTCGGGTTTCCTAAA gTCATCGTCTTGGATGAGGCGGCCATCGCGGCTGCCAGCATCATACCAGATCAAGACTTGTTCAGCGGTAGTACAA TGTTCCTGAACCCAGTGTCCACAGAACAGGTCGTCAGGGAATGTGGACTCATCACCGTCGACTAG